A genomic window from Methylorubrum extorquens includes:
- a CDS encoding glycosyl hydrolase family 8, whose product MRPPRAPCRPRRRPATLGLIGWTVATALTLAAAGSAAAQTTPQPASPETAPQGSQPAPQQTEATTVPPATALPSPPRAETTARTDAGPMLANTLGDDAAWRAYRARFITEQGRIVDTANGLISHSEGQGYGMLLAVAAGDRASFERIWGWTRANLMVRSDELLAWRWAPDHRPAVSDMNNATDGDILVAWALTEAAEAWGEPSYRTAARRIAVEFGRKTILFKDPHGPVLLPAVSGFSARERTDGPLINLSYWVFPAFQRLPIVAPEYDWASLIRSGVDFLRQSRFGPSSLPTEWISAKDSLRPADGFPPLFSYNAIRVPLYLAWAGVGRPEDYAPFKTLWGGIDRERLPIVDTRDGQPVEWLSEPGYTAIPALTACAADGTPFPESLRTVQDNQNYYPATLQLLSLIAARMRYPSCVKS is encoded by the coding sequence ATGCGGCCCCCCCGCGCGCCGTGCCGTCCTCGCCGCCGCCCTGCCACCCTGGGCCTTATCGGATGGACGGTCGCCACGGCGCTCACCCTCGCGGCGGCCGGATCCGCCGCGGCGCAGACGACGCCGCAGCCGGCCTCCCCGGAGACCGCGCCCCAAGGGAGCCAACCTGCGCCGCAGCAGACGGAGGCCACCACGGTGCCGCCCGCCACGGCCCTGCCGAGCCCGCCACGCGCCGAGACGACGGCGCGGACCGATGCCGGCCCGATGCTCGCCAACACGCTGGGCGACGACGCGGCGTGGCGCGCCTACCGGGCGCGGTTCATCACCGAGCAGGGCCGGATCGTCGACACCGCCAACGGCCTGATCAGCCACAGCGAGGGCCAGGGCTACGGCATGCTGCTCGCCGTCGCGGCCGGCGACCGGGCCAGCTTCGAGCGGATCTGGGGCTGGACCCGCGCCAACCTGATGGTGCGCTCCGACGAGCTGCTGGCATGGCGCTGGGCGCCCGACCACCGCCCGGCGGTCTCCGACATGAACAACGCCACCGACGGCGACATCCTGGTCGCCTGGGCGCTCACCGAGGCGGCGGAGGCCTGGGGCGAACCCTCCTACCGCACCGCCGCGCGCCGCATCGCCGTCGAGTTCGGCCGCAAGACCATCCTGTTCAAGGACCCGCACGGGCCGGTCCTGCTGCCGGCCGTCTCCGGCTTCTCGGCCCGCGAGCGCACCGACGGCCCGCTCATCAACCTGTCCTACTGGGTCTTCCCCGCCTTCCAGCGATTGCCGATCGTCGCCCCCGAATACGATTGGGCGTCGCTGATCCGCAGCGGCGTCGATTTCCTGCGCCAGTCCCGCTTCGGGCCGAGCAGCCTGCCGACCGAGTGGATTTCGGCCAAGGACAGCTTACGCCCCGCCGACGGCTTCCCGCCGCTGTTCTCCTACAACGCGATCCGGGTGCCGCTCTATCTCGCCTGGGCCGGCGTCGGGCGGCCGGAGGACTACGCGCCCTTCAAGACGCTTTGGGGCGGGATCGACCGCGAGCGCCTGCCGATCGTCGACACCCGCGACGGACAGCCGGTCGAGTGGCTGAGCGAGCCGGGCTACACGGCGATCCCCGCGCTTACCGCCTGCGCCGCGGACGGAACGCCCTTTCCC
- a CDS encoding cellulose biosynthesis cyclic di-GMP-binding regulatory protein BcsB, translated as MSAMAGRPLPRSGLGPARRAPRTPALAAALALALMGGVPARAQSFLGTGPAERLTVPPTGDALRKQGPAPVQAPAQIPPRGPAPSTTPVPTTQGRPSAPDSADAGRRQQVQATIAPARRLPAGTRGFRLSGEEDVLQYPVYLTEGQARGGARLRVSYLSAISVAPEGSELTGLVNGTKVGWTRIQAPGAVKVVEFAIPDGVLKAGYNAVTLTASQRHRVDCAIEATYELWTQIDPSRSGLVVAPAPDLDLKSLAALEPDESGALPIGVLLNEKPTLPRLERMIGAVQALAVVSRLARPAVSFGPPLSGRSGVNLLVGTAAEIRGTDGVEDLGPITGPRLALLPPRGNRTPTLVVTGTGPEDVRAAVTQLAAAGDAGGSGPGTALAPLIRGYEVQGGERLELERLGVTSREFNGRLLRTRIELRFPPDFVPADYGKAMLHLAGGYAAGLDSNAQIVVDINGRNAASVPLPYARGEVFDDQAIPLPLSLWRPGLNSVEISAQLPNAADRVCDTLSPAARQPRFLFLDRTRLEIPSLARAVRSPDLAAVKAGAVPFTAPGQRPRLVLPVSDRETADAAATLAARLAIAAKRVIDFELVPDAGGTESGAKLVVAPARALNPVTIQEVGLDPEEIRRIWGGRAETVATPGQFGPEGVLTLDRLRRNLPMRCALPPAAVPVSVAAAPPASAAAPAAPAPRTPPRPAAPETDEELVARWDQTLSGAAFVPTVLREGWTRLANGALRLRNGMTGLIEAPTADVPVNPRASLIIAEDSGRTRLSETTVLVTAPNPSMLKASVSCLVDPVVWTRLVGRAAFLDASDGTLTTVDADRVALIETRSWSLANFRLVSAAWLSLNPGYYVGMTLFMALCLGLATTGLVRQLGRRNS; from the coding sequence ATGAGCGCGATGGCGGGGCGGCCTCTCCCACGATCCGGGCTCGGACCCGCGCGCCGGGCCCCCCGGACGCCTGCCCTGGCCGCCGCGCTCGCCCTCGCGCTCATGGGCGGGGTGCCGGCCCGCGCGCAGAGCTTCCTCGGGACCGGGCCGGCCGAGCGCCTGACGGTACCGCCGACCGGAGACGCCCTGCGAAAGCAGGGTCCGGCACCAGTTCAAGCTCCGGCGCAAATCCCCCCGCGAGGCCCCGCGCCCTCCACCACTCCGGTGCCGACGACGCAAGGCCGTCCGTCGGCCCCCGACAGCGCCGACGCCGGACGCCGTCAGCAGGTCCAGGCGACCATCGCCCCGGCCCGCCGCCTGCCCGCCGGCACCCGCGGCTTCCGCCTTTCGGGCGAGGAGGACGTGCTGCAATACCCGGTCTACCTCACCGAGGGGCAGGCGCGGGGCGGGGCGCGGCTGCGCGTCTCCTACCTCTCGGCGATCTCGGTGGCGCCGGAGGGCTCGGAACTCACCGGCCTCGTCAACGGCACCAAGGTCGGCTGGACCCGGATTCAGGCACCTGGCGCCGTCAAGGTCGTGGAATTCGCGATTCCCGACGGCGTCCTCAAGGCCGGCTACAACGCCGTGACCCTGACGGCGAGCCAGCGCCACCGGGTCGATTGCGCGATCGAGGCGACCTACGAGCTCTGGACCCAGATCGATCCCTCGCGCTCCGGGCTGGTGGTCGCGCCGGCCCCCGACCTCGACCTGAAATCGCTGGCCGCCCTCGAACCCGACGAGAGCGGCGCGCTGCCCATCGGCGTGCTGCTCAACGAGAAGCCGACCCTGCCGCGTCTGGAGCGGATGATCGGCGCCGTGCAGGCGCTCGCCGTCGTGAGCCGGCTCGCCCGGCCCGCGGTCAGCTTCGGGCCGCCGCTCTCCGGCCGCAGCGGGGTCAACCTGCTCGTCGGCACCGCCGCCGAGATCCGCGGCACGGACGGCGTCGAGGATCTTGGGCCGATCACCGGGCCCCGGCTCGCCCTGCTGCCCCCGCGGGGCAACCGCACGCCGACGCTCGTCGTCACCGGCACCGGCCCCGAGGACGTGCGGGCGGCCGTCACCCAGCTCGCCGCGGCCGGCGATGCCGGCGGCAGCGGGCCCGGCACGGCGCTCGCGCCCCTGATCCGGGGCTACGAGGTGCAGGGCGGCGAGCGGCTCGAACTGGAACGCCTCGGCGTCACCAGTCGCGAGTTCAACGGGCGCCTGCTGCGCACCCGGATCGAATTGCGCTTTCCCCCCGATTTCGTGCCCGCCGATTACGGTAAGGCCATGCTGCATCTGGCCGGCGGCTACGCCGCGGGGCTCGATTCGAACGCGCAGATCGTCGTCGATATCAACGGCCGCAACGCCGCGAGCGTGCCGCTGCCCTATGCCCGCGGCGAGGTATTCGACGATCAGGCCATCCCGCTGCCCTTGAGCCTGTGGCGGCCGGGCCTGAACAGCGTCGAGATCAGCGCGCAGTTGCCCAACGCGGCGGACAGGGTCTGCGATACGCTCTCCCCGGCGGCGCGCCAGCCGCGCTTCCTCTTCCTCGACCGCACCCGCCTCGAAATCCCGTCCCTGGCCCGAGCCGTGCGCAGCCCCGATCTCGCGGCGGTCAAAGCCGGTGCCGTGCCTTTCACCGCGCCGGGCCAGCGCCCGCGCCTCGTGCTGCCGGTGAGCGACCGCGAGACGGCGGATGCGGCCGCGACGCTGGCCGCCCGCCTCGCCATCGCCGCCAAGCGCGTGATCGACTTCGAACTCGTGCCCGATGCCGGCGGCACGGAGAGCGGCGCCAAGCTCGTGGTGGCGCCCGCCCGCGCCCTCAATCCGGTGACGATCCAAGAGGTCGGCCTCGATCCCGAGGAGATCCGCCGCATCTGGGGCGGGCGGGCCGAGACGGTGGCGACGCCGGGCCAGTTCGGCCCCGAGGGCGTGCTGACCCTCGACCGGCTGCGCCGCAACCTGCCGATGCGCTGCGCCCTGCCGCCCGCCGCGGTGCCGGTCAGCGTGGCCGCGGCACCCCCGGCATCCGCAGCCGCCCCCGCCGCGCCCGCGCCACGAACGCCGCCGCGGCCGGCAGCCCCGGAGACCGATGAGGAACTCGTGGCCCGCTGGGACCAGACCCTGTCGGGCGCGGCCTTCGTGCCCACGGTCCTGCGGGAGGGGTGGACCCGGCTCGCGAACGGGGCGCTGCGGCTGCGCAACGGCATGACGGGCCTGATCGAGGCGCCGACGGCAGACGTGCCGGTCAATCCCCGCGCCTCGCTCATCATCGCCGAGGACAGCGGCCGAACGCGGCTGAGCGAGACCACCGTGCTCGTCACCGCGCCGAACCCGTCGATGCTCAAGGCCTCGGTGTCCTGCCTCGTCGATCCCGTGGTCTGGACCCGCCTCGTCGGGCGCGCCGCCTTCCTCGACGCTTCGGACGGCACCCTCACCACGGTCGATGCGGATCGCGTCGCGCTGATCGAGACCCGCTCGTGGTCGCTCGCGAACTTCCGGCTCGTTTCGGCGGCCTGGCTCTCCCTCAATCCCGGCTACTACGTCGGCATGACCCTGTTCATGGCGCTGTGCCTCGGCCTCGCCACGACGGGTCTCGTTCGCCAACTCGGTCGGAGGAATTCCTGA
- the bcsA gene encoding UDP-forming cellulose synthase catalytic subunit, giving the protein MASVIRALRWLAWMGTTVAGLILLSQPVGTQNQLAMSLAAMAAMIVLWLFLDGPRTRFVFLALGSLVVLRYILWRVTDTLPSPGDPISFGFGLLLLVGELYCVFILFVSLIINADPLKRPPPPAASAAELPTVDVFVPSYNEDAAILAMTLAAARQINYPPDKLTVWLLDDGGSDQKCADPNPEKAKAARDRRRELTALAEELGCRYLTRARNEHAKAGNLNNGLAFASGEIVVVLDADHVPFRSFLSETVGYFAEDPKLFLVQTPHAFLNPDPIERNLKTFERMPSENEMFYAVTQRGLDKWNGSFFCGSAALLRRTALDESGGFSGITITEDCETAFELHSRGWTSAYVDKPLIAGLQPETLSAFIGQRSRWCQGMFQILLLKNPALQKGLKPIQKIAYLSSMTFWFFPVPRLIFMFAPLLHIFFDLKIFVASVDESIAYTATYIVINLMMQNYVYGKFRWPFVSELYEYVQGLYLSKAIVSVIWSPRKPTFNVTDKGISLDHDHLSSASLPFFAVYGLLAAGCAVAAWRYLFEPGVTNLMLVVGLWNFFNLLTAGAALGVCAERRQLERTPSLAINRRGQITLGGRAIDVSIERVSAEACTVRLPAALLPTGGGHRKLTGALTVVPVPGARPAGALPVTLEGIDRTGDEAFARLSFGRLRPQDYVALAGLMYGDAEAMRRFQMRRRRHKDILTGTLQFIWWGLSEPFRAARYAFAADARPAVAPVIDGTSPIYDAPEQAPTGANLPEPLLAPAVQAHTLQAAPQAPREPVPAQATPQAPANTPANTSANSPARASNDWVRMMLDYENERALAGRTGRGTGTA; this is encoded by the coding sequence GTGGCGAGTGTGATACGTGCGCTGCGGTGGCTGGCCTGGATGGGGACGACGGTTGCCGGCCTCATCCTGCTGAGCCAACCGGTCGGGACGCAGAACCAGCTCGCCATGAGTCTCGCCGCCATGGCGGCGATGATCGTGCTGTGGCTGTTCCTCGACGGGCCGCGCACCCGCTTCGTCTTCCTGGCGCTCGGGAGCCTCGTGGTACTCCGCTACATCCTGTGGCGGGTCACCGACACGCTGCCCTCCCCCGGCGATCCAATCAGCTTCGGCTTCGGCCTGCTGCTGCTCGTGGGCGAATTGTACTGCGTCTTCATCCTGTTCGTGAGCCTGATCATCAACGCCGATCCGCTCAAGCGGCCCCCGCCCCCCGCGGCGAGCGCGGCCGAACTGCCGACCGTCGACGTGTTCGTGCCGAGCTACAACGAGGACGCCGCCATCTTGGCGATGACGCTGGCCGCCGCGCGCCAGATCAACTACCCGCCCGACAAGCTGACCGTCTGGCTTCTCGACGACGGCGGGTCGGACCAGAAATGCGCCGACCCCAACCCGGAGAAAGCCAAGGCCGCCCGCGACCGGCGGCGGGAGCTGACGGCGCTGGCCGAGGAACTCGGCTGCCGCTACCTCACCCGCGCCCGCAACGAGCACGCCAAGGCGGGCAACCTCAACAACGGTCTCGCCTTCGCCAGCGGCGAGATCGTTGTCGTGCTCGATGCCGACCACGTCCCGTTCCGCTCTTTCTTGAGCGAGACGGTGGGCTACTTCGCCGAGGACCCGAAGCTCTTCCTCGTCCAGACGCCGCACGCCTTCCTCAATCCCGACCCGATCGAGCGGAACCTGAAGACCTTCGAGCGGATGCCGTCGGAGAACGAGATGTTCTACGCGGTGACGCAGCGCGGGCTCGACAAGTGGAACGGCTCGTTCTTCTGCGGCTCCGCCGCCCTCCTGCGCCGCACCGCCCTCGACGAATCCGGCGGCTTCTCCGGCATCACCATCACCGAGGATTGCGAGACCGCGTTCGAGCTGCATTCCCGCGGCTGGACCAGCGCCTATGTCGACAAGCCCCTGATCGCCGGCCTCCAGCCCGAGACGCTCTCGGCCTTCATCGGCCAGCGCTCGCGCTGGTGCCAGGGCATGTTCCAGATCCTGCTCCTGAAGAACCCCGCGCTACAGAAGGGGCTCAAGCCGATCCAGAAGATCGCCTACCTCTCGAGCATGACGTTCTGGTTCTTCCCCGTGCCGCGGCTGATCTTCATGTTCGCGCCGTTGCTGCACATCTTCTTCGACCTGAAGATTTTTGTGGCCAGCGTCGATGAGTCGATCGCCTATACGGCAACCTACATCGTCATCAACCTGATGATGCAGAACTACGTCTACGGCAAGTTCCGTTGGCCCTTCGTCTCGGAGCTCTACGAGTACGTCCAGGGCCTCTATCTGTCCAAAGCCATCGTCTCGGTGATCTGGTCGCCGCGAAAGCCGACCTTCAACGTCACCGACAAGGGCATCAGCCTCGACCACGACCATCTCTCGTCGGCCTCGCTGCCGTTCTTCGCCGTCTACGGGCTGCTGGCGGCGGGCTGCGCGGTGGCGGCGTGGCGCTACCTGTTCGAGCCGGGCGTGACCAACCTGATGCTGGTGGTCGGCCTGTGGAACTTCTTCAACCTGCTCACCGCGGGCGCGGCGCTCGGGGTCTGCGCCGAGCGCCGACAGCTGGAGCGGACGCCCTCGCTCGCCATCAACCGGCGTGGCCAGATCACGCTGGGGGGCCGGGCCATCGACGTGTCGATCGAGCGCGTCTCGGCCGAGGCCTGCACCGTGCGCCTGCCCGCCGCCCTGTTGCCGACGGGGGGCGGACACCGCAAGCTCACGGGCGCGCTCACCGTCGTCCCGGTGCCGGGTGCGCGCCCGGCCGGTGCCCTGCCGGTCACCCTGGAGGGGATCGACCGCACCGGGGACGAGGCCTTCGCCCGCCTGAGCTTCGGCCGCCTGCGCCCGCAGGATTACGTGGCGCTCGCCGGCCTGATGTACGGCGACGCGGAAGCGATGCGCCGCTTCCAGATGCGCCGCCGCCGCCACAAGGACATCCTGACCGGCACGCTGCAGTTCATCTGGTGGGGGCTCTCCGAGCCGTTCCGCGCCGCGCGCTACGCCTTCGCTGCCGATGCGCGGCCGGCGGTGGCGCCGGTGATCGACGGCACCTCGCCGATCTACGATGCGCCGGAACAGGCGCCGACCGGGGCGAACCTGCCCGAACCGCTGCTTGCCCCAGCGGTGCAGGCCCACACGCTTCAGGCCGCCCCGCAGGCTCCGAGGGAGCCCGTGCCGGCCCAAGCAACGCCTCAGGCGCCGGCGAATACGCCGGCCAACACATCAGCCAACTCTCCTGCCCGCGCCTCGAACGATTGGGTGCGCATGATGCTCGACTACGAGAACGAGCGCGCGCTCGCCGGTCGGACCGGCCGCGGCACCGGCACGGCATGA
- the bcsS gene encoding cellulose biosynthesis protein BcsS: MAVVSRNHQRAPGNLCILACGLAAVLAAPARAADLPAPAPAAASVDWYTGAQAQAVDDSWAVAVDGSTSITSNSSAFGSVTVTTALGSPPTVSGARVRVEAVAGTYSYPGQAVGARVTGYQQEGSLLTGYEWIWREAALAGYVGFNVRSNQLSIPDPGNPVVGTGVGLKVAGNFYATPTDRTMVSAYGSYSTKFNAYYSRFRVGYMVADGVYIGPEALFLGDDFFRQYRVGAHLSGLSFGPVQMSLAAGYVRDRVQGTGYYSSIEARANF, from the coding sequence ATGGCTGTGGTTTCTCGCAACCATCAACGGGCTCCCGGGAATCTCTGTATTCTTGCCTGCGGGCTTGCGGCCGTGCTCGCCGCCCCGGCCCGAGCCGCCGACCTGCCGGCTCCGGCCCCCGCAGCCGCGAGCGTCGATTGGTACACCGGCGCGCAAGCGCAGGCGGTGGACGACAGTTGGGCGGTGGCCGTCGATGGCTCGACCAGCATCACCTCCAATTCCTCGGCCTTCGGCTCCGTCACCGTGACGACGGCACTCGGCAGCCCGCCGACGGTGAGCGGCGCGCGCGTGCGCGTCGAGGCTGTGGCCGGCACCTACTCCTATCCCGGACAAGCCGTCGGCGCCCGCGTCACCGGCTACCAGCAGGAGGGCTCGCTGCTCACCGGCTACGAGTGGATCTGGCGGGAAGCGGCGCTCGCCGGCTATGTCGGCTTCAACGTCCGCAGCAACCAGCTCTCGATCCCCGACCCCGGCAACCCGGTCGTCGGAACGGGTGTGGGCCTGAAGGTCGCCGGTAATTTCTACGCGACGCCGACCGACCGGACCATGGTCTCGGCCTACGGCTCCTACTCGACCAAGTTCAACGCCTACTATTCCCGGTTCCGCGTCGGCTACATGGTCGCCGACGGCGTCTATATCGGCCCGGAGGCTTTGTTCCTCGGCGACGACTTCTTCCGCCAGTACCGCGTCGGCGCTCATCTCTCGGGGCTCAGCTTCGGCCCCGTCCAGATGTCGCTCGCCGCCGGCTACGTGCGGGACCGCGTCCAGGGCACGGGCTACTATTCCAGCATCGAGGCGCGCGCGAACTTCTGA